The following are encoded in a window of Chloroflexaceae bacterium genomic DNA:
- a CDS encoding VWA domain-containing protein has translation MTLHLAIYPPMIDLAPCAEAQVAYVLVTIGAEGSVGAMPLNWVVVADASRSMRIPIVSEEQFRDLVRGGGAHEVLVDGLPVWQLAGPVPEAIRAVAPSALDHTARALHSVVERLEQDDRLCLVACAERAQRLASGNGARRDDLVAGIAALRAAQLGEETDLAAGMRLALEELGATGRVGRIVLLTDGFTRDPEACIALARVAAARGASISTLGLGGEFQDDLLTRLADLTGGRATFLRRAEEIPAAVSAEFDAARGAVARSLTLEIRLTRSVTLRHATRLAPDLAPLEWESDPDAWSIRLRLGDLERGAAVRLLLEFLAPPAPAVGARMRLAALTARAGTAQAGADVLGHYAGPGAPDTIILAGAGRASIARLQRRAAAAAASGDAAGAARLLQTVAARLRDLGERELALAALREAETLATTGRDTGLGARELTYATRRLG, from the coding sequence ATGACTCTTCATCTCGCCATTTACCCTCCGATGATAGATCTGGCCCCCTGTGCTGAGGCGCAGGTAGCGTATGTCCTGGTCACCATCGGCGCCGAGGGAAGCGTGGGCGCTATGCCGCTGAACTGGGTGGTGGTGGCCGACGCCAGCCGCTCGATGCGCATTCCCATTGTCAGCGAAGAGCAGTTTCGCGATCTGGTGCGCGGCGGCGGCGCGCACGAGGTGCTCGTAGACGGGCTGCCCGTCTGGCAACTGGCCGGCCCCGTCCCCGAAGCCATCCGCGCTGTCGCGCCGAGCGCCCTCGACCATACCGCTCGCGCCCTGCACAGTGTGGTTGAGCGGCTGGAGCAAGACGACCGCCTGTGTCTGGTGGCCTGCGCTGAGCGAGCTCAACGCCTGGCCAGTGGCAACGGCGCGCGGCGCGACGACCTGGTCGCCGGGATCGCCGCGCTGCGGGCGGCGCAACTGGGCGAGGAAACCGACCTGGCAGCGGGGATGCGCCTGGCGCTGGAGGAGTTAGGCGCGACGGGCCGGGTCGGGCGCATCGTTCTGCTCACCGACGGCTTCACTCGTGACCCCGAGGCGTGCATCGCCCTGGCGCGCGTCGCCGCAGCCCGCGGGGCAAGCATCAGCACTCTGGGACTCGGCGGCGAGTTCCAGGATGACCTGCTCACGCGCCTGGCCGATCTGACCGGGGGACGGGCGACCTTCCTGCGCCGCGCCGAGGAGATCCCCGCTGCCGTCAGCGCCGAATTCGACGCTGCCCGCGGCGCAGTCGCCCGCTCGCTGACCCTGGAGATCCGCCTGACCCGCAGCGTGACCCTGCGCCACGCCACCCGACTGGCGCCCGACCTCGCCCCGCTGGAGTGGGAGAGCGATCCCGATGCGTGGTCCATCCGCCTGCGCCTGGGCGATCTGGAGCGTGGCGCGGCGGTGCGGCTGCTGCTGGAGTTCCTGGCGCCCCCCGCGCCGGCTGTCGGCGCGCGGATGCGCCTGGCTGCGCTGACGGCCCGCGCCGGAACAGCGCAGGCCGGCGCCGATGTGCTGGGGCACTACGCTGGCCCCGGAGCGCCGGACACGATTATCCTCGCAGGGGCGGGACGCGCCAGCATCGCCCGGCTCCAGCGGCGCGCGGCGGCCGCGGCAGCCAGCGGCGACGCCGCTGGCGCCGCCAGGCTCCTCCAGACCGTTGCAGCGCGTCTGCGCGACCTGGGCGAGCGCGAACTGGCCCTGGCCGCCCTGCGCGAAGCGGAGACCCTCGCGACTACCGGACGCGACACCGGCCTCGGCGCCCGCGAGTTGACCTACGCCACCCGGCGCCTGGGGTGA
- a CDS encoding acetyl-CoA carboxylase biotin carboxylase subunit: MFSRILIANRGEIAVRIIRACRELGISPVAVFSEADAGALHVRLADAAHPIGPAPATRSYLRIEAIIAAARELEAEAIHPGYGFLSENAAFARACAEAGLVFIGPPPEAIEAMGGKIGARRIAQEAGVPVVPGYDGAEQSEARLLAEAERIGFPLLIKASAGGGGKGMRVVNDASGFAAALEGARREARAAFGDDTVFLERLLLRPRHVEIQVLADAHGNVLHLGERECSIQRRHQKILEESPSPALDPDLRARMGDAAVRVARAAGYVNAGTVEFMLDAAGQFYFLEMNTRLQVEHPVTEQVTGLDLVRWQIAIAAGARLPFSQRDISFRGHAIEARLYAEDPVTYLPAVGRLALLDPPQGPGVRVDAGLTTGDEVTVHYDPMIAKLVVHAESRPAAVERLRRALDDFAVLGLTTNLPLLRALAAHPAYASGDTHTGFLNEHRLEVAPPAAPPAAVLIAAALYELQVAPRQHERVSDPFAERWRAGGASIPVSFEHGGVIYRLHAQRQREGWQFTLADERRHGQVRATGPGELLVELDGRLERLRVARDYDGAILLAWRGFSYRLARPAPLSADSAARAGGGHDAASLTAPMPGTLIKVLVSEGEHVREGQPLVVLEAMKMEHTVVAPYNGVVRRLPYTQGASVAGGADLVDLAPLGNGS, encoded by the coding sequence ATGTTCTCCCGCATCCTGATCGCCAACCGCGGCGAAATCGCCGTTCGTATCATCCGCGCCTGCCGTGAACTGGGGATCAGCCCCGTCGCGGTCTTCTCGGAGGCCGACGCGGGCGCGCTGCATGTGCGTCTGGCCGACGCCGCCCATCCCATCGGCCCTGCTCCCGCGACCCGGAGCTATTTGCGGATCGAGGCGATCATCGCCGCCGCCCGCGAGCTGGAAGCCGAGGCCATTCATCCAGGCTACGGCTTTCTGTCGGAGAATGCCGCCTTCGCTCGCGCCTGCGCCGAGGCCGGCCTGGTCTTCATTGGCCCGCCTCCGGAGGCCATCGAGGCCATGGGCGGCAAGATCGGCGCCCGTCGCATCGCCCAGGAGGCCGGCGTGCCCGTCGTGCCCGGCTACGACGGCGCCGAGCAGAGCGAGGCGCGGCTGCTGGCCGAAGCCGAACGCATTGGTTTCCCCCTGCTGATCAAGGCCAGCGCCGGAGGCGGCGGCAAGGGCATGCGCGTGGTCAACGACGCCAGCGGCTTCGCCGCGGCCCTCGAGGGCGCCCGCCGCGAAGCCCGCGCCGCCTTCGGCGATGATACTGTCTTCCTCGAACGCCTGCTGCTGCGCCCGCGCCACGTGGAGATCCAGGTGCTCGCCGACGCGCACGGCAACGTGCTGCACCTCGGCGAACGCGAGTGTTCCATTCAGCGCCGCCACCAGAAGATCCTGGAGGAGTCGCCCTCCCCTGCCCTCGACCCCGATCTGCGCGCTCGTATGGGCGACGCCGCGGTGCGCGTCGCCCGCGCTGCGGGCTACGTGAATGCCGGGACGGTCGAGTTCATGCTCGATGCCGCGGGCCAGTTCTACTTCCTGGAGATGAACACCCGCCTTCAGGTCGAGCATCCCGTCACCGAGCAGGTCACCGGCCTCGATCTGGTGCGCTGGCAGATCGCCATCGCAGCGGGGGCGCGCCTGCCCTTCAGCCAGCGGGATATCAGCTTCCGCGGCCACGCCATCGAGGCGCGTCTCTACGCCGAGGACCCGGTGACTTACCTGCCTGCGGTGGGGCGCCTGGCCCTGCTCGACCCGCCCCAGGGGCCGGGCGTGCGCGTGGATGCTGGCCTGACCACCGGGGACGAGGTGACGGTCCACTATGACCCGATGATCGCCAAGCTGGTGGTTCACGCCGAGAGCCGCCCTGCGGCGGTTGAGCGGCTCCGCCGCGCCCTCGACGACTTCGCGGTGCTGGGTCTGACTACCAATCTGCCCTTACTGCGCGCTCTGGCGGCCCACCCTGCCTACGCCAGCGGCGATACCCACACCGGCTTTCTCAACGAGCATCGCCTGGAGGTGGCCCCGCCTGCCGCGCCGCCCGCCGCAGTGCTCATCGCTGCCGCGCTCTACGAACTTCAGGTCGCCCCACGGCAGCATGAGCGCGTGAGCGACCCCTTCGCCGAACGCTGGCGCGCCGGAGGCGCCAGCATTCCGGTCAGCTTTGAGCACGGCGGCGTCATCTACCGTCTCCACGCCCAACGCCAGCGGGAGGGATGGCAGTTCACTCTGGCAGATGAGCGGCGCCACGGGCAGGTGCGGGCCACCGGCCCCGGCGAGTTGCTGGTGGAACTGGACGGACGGCTGGAGCGCCTGCGCGTGGCCCGCGATTACGACGGCGCCATCCTTCTGGCCTGGCGCGGCTTCAGCTATCGCCTGGCGCGGCCCGCGCCCCTCAGCGCCGACAGCGCCGCTCGCGCCGGAGGCGGCCACGATGCCGCCAGCCTCACCGCGCCAATGCCCGGCACGCTGATCAAGGTGCTGGTGAGCGAAGGCGAGCATGTGCGCGAGGGCCAGCCGCTGGTTGTGCTCGAAGCGATGAAAATGGAACATACCGTTGTCGCTCCCTACAACGGCGTGGTGCGCCGCCTGCCCTACACTCAGGGCGCCAGCGTGGCCGGCGGCGCCGATCTGGTGGATCTGGCGCCTCTAGGGAACGGCTCATAG
- a CDS encoding TIGR03557 family F420-dependent LLM class oxidoreductase, with protein sequence MATIGLSAALEQFHPNELLEHCKLAECYGFRGVMAADHFQPWVPAQGHNAFVYSWMGALGAVTGHTFGPGVTCPSFRTHPAVIAQAAATLGAMFPGRFWLGLGSGELLNENVVAGEWPDPLVRFEMLQEATEIIQRLLSGKETRYRGRYFKMNKVRLWTLPEQPVPIYIAATGPQTLKWAGRTCDGLITPGASHEKLRGILDHFAAGAREAGKDPAKMPKLLQLHISWAETYEEALQNALVEWPNGGMNFPKQDIRSPEDFAAMAKLVRPENFTGRVLISPDLEEHRAHLQGFLDLGFDAIYVHNVGRNQEAWIRAFGEQVLPRLRT encoded by the coding sequence GTGGCAACGATTGGCCTCTCGGCTGCCCTCGAACAGTTCCATCCTAACGAACTCCTTGAACACTGCAAACTGGCCGAATGTTACGGCTTCCGCGGCGTGATGGCCGCCGACCATTTTCAGCCCTGGGTGCCCGCCCAGGGTCACAATGCCTTCGTCTATAGCTGGATGGGCGCCCTCGGCGCTGTTACCGGCCACACCTTCGGCCCTGGCGTGACCTGTCCCTCCTTCCGCACCCATCCCGCCGTCATTGCCCAGGCCGCCGCCACCCTGGGGGCCATGTTCCCCGGTCGCTTCTGGCTCGGCCTCGGCAGCGGCGAATTACTCAACGAGAACGTTGTCGCCGGTGAGTGGCCCGATCCCCTCGTCCGCTTTGAAATGCTCCAGGAAGCCACCGAGATCATCCAGCGCCTGCTCAGCGGCAAGGAGACCCGCTACCGGGGGCGCTACTTCAAGATGAACAAGGTCCGCCTGTGGACTCTGCCGGAGCAACCCGTGCCGATCTACATCGCCGCCACCGGCCCGCAGACCCTTAAGTGGGCCGGGCGGACCTGCGACGGGCTGATCACCCCCGGCGCCTCCCACGAGAAGCTGCGCGGCATTCTCGACCATTTCGCCGCTGGCGCCCGCGAGGCCGGCAAGGACCCGGCGAAAATGCCCAAACTGTTGCAACTCCACATCTCCTGGGCCGAGACCTACGAGGAGGCCCTCCAGAACGCCCTGGTCGAGTGGCCCAACGGCGGCATGAACTTTCCCAAGCAGGACATCCGCTCGCCCGAGGATTTCGCCGCAATGGCGAAGCTGGTGCGCCCCGAGAACTTCACCGGCCGCGTGCTGATCTCGCCTGACCTGGAGGAGCATCGCGCCCATCTGCAGGGCTTTCTCGACCTGGGCTTCGACGCCATCTACGTCCACAACGTCGGGCGCAACCAGGAGGCCTGGATCCGCGCCTTCGGCGAGCAGGTGCTCCCCAGGTTAAGAACCTAG
- a CDS encoding CSLREA domain-containing protein → MRLVFALLLAPLLLASQGARPVYAVAYVVNSLADTIANDTFCTLREAILAANNASANASCGPGSAGNDTITFSVSGTITLGLFLPNIVSGAGTLTIDGGGQTITISGNNAVRVMIVDSGADLTLRNLTISNASTPFSGGGVANSGTLTVSNSTFSSNSAGSGGGIVNLSSGTLTVSSSTFSGNSANFGGGIDNASGAVTVTNSTFSGNRATNGGGVFINGGNTTLRNTLISNSEDGGDCEDTLSGTNNNNLIESTGSACGLTNGANGNIIGQDPNLGALTGSPAYFPLNAGSPALNAGNNASCAATDQRGVSRPQGGQCDIGAFEMGVVALPLVIR, encoded by the coding sequence TTGCGTCTGGTTTTCGCTCTGCTGCTGGCGCCGCTGCTGCTGGCCAGTCAGGGCGCGCGACCCGTGTACGCGGTGGCGTATGTCGTCAATTCACTGGCGGATACCATAGCGAACGATACGTTCTGCACCCTGCGTGAAGCAATTCTGGCAGCGAACAATGCTTCTGCTAACGCCAGCTGTGGCCCGGGGAGCGCCGGCAACGACACCATCACCTTCAGCGTGAGCGGGACGATTACGCTTGGCTTATTTCTGCCGAATATTGTGAGCGGCGCAGGGACGCTGACGATTGACGGCGGCGGGCAAACCATCACCATCAGCGGAAATAATGCTGTGCGAGTAATGATTGTAGACAGCGGTGCTGACCTCACCCTTCGCAACCTGACCATCTCCAATGCAAGCACCCCATTCAGTGGAGGGGGCGTTGCCAATTCTGGCACGCTGACGGTGAGTAACAGCACCTTCTCCAGCAACAGCGCCGGCAGCGGCGGCGGGATCGTAAACCTCAGCAGCGGCACGCTGACGGTTTCTAGCAGCACCTTCTCCGGCAACAGCGCAAACTTCGGCGGCGGCATTGACAACGCCAGCGGTGCAGTGACAGTGACTAACAGCACCTTCTCCGGCAACCGCGCGACCAACGGCGGCGGCGTCTTTATCAACGGCGGAAATACAACGCTCAGGAATACTCTCATTTCCAACAGTGAAGACGGAGGCGATTGCGAAGACACACTGAGCGGCACGAACAACAATAATCTTATCGAAAGCACTGGCAGCGCCTGTGGTCTGACCAACGGCGCGAACGGCAACATCATCGGGCAGGATCCCAACCTCGGCGCATTGACCGGCTCACCTGCCTACTTCCCGCTCAACGCGGGCAGTCCGGCGCTCAATGCGGGTAACAACGCCTCCTGTGCGGCCACCGACCAGCGCGGCGTCTCCCGTCCGCAAGGCGGCCAGTGCGACATTGGGGCCTTCGAAATGGGCGTCGTGGCATTGCCCCTGGTCATCCGATAG